The genomic window ACCCTTGGGCTTACCCCCGGTGCTTCGGTTCAGGTTTTGCGGCGCTCACGCGGTAATGGCCCAATGCAAATTAAATGTGCTGGCACGCTTTACGCCATTCGCGCCGACGAAGCCGCGCAAATTAACATTACGCTTGTATAGTAATAATCACAGTGAAAGAAATCGCCTTAATAGGTAGCCCAAACTGCGGCAAAACCACGCTCTTCAATCGCCTCACCGGCACCCGTCAACGCACTGGTAACTGGCCAGGTGTTACCGTCGAACGCAAAGATGGCAGGCTACCGCTACCCAGCGGTAACAGCGTGCAGGTTGTCGACTTACCCGGCATTT from Saccharophagus degradans 2-40 includes these protein-coding regions:
- a CDS encoding FeoA family protein; amino-acid sequence: MTLNQLSEGQSGTIHTLDTVNNALVRQCGTLGLTPGASVQVLRRSRGNGPMQIKCAGTLYAIRADEAAQINITLV